In one Pseudomonas hydrolytica genomic region, the following are encoded:
- a CDS encoding LysE family transporter, translated as MALETWLAFFVACWVISLSPGAGAVASMSAGLQYGFWRGYWNALGLQLGLALQIAIVAAGVGAILAASALAFSLIKWFGVAYLVFLAYKQWVALPSDLDAGATERPSGRPLTLVLRGFLVNASNPKAIVFMLAVLPQFINPHAPLLAQYLVMGLTMIVVDLIVMAGYTGLASRVLRALRTPRQQRVMNRSFAALFAAAAGLLATVKRAAV; from the coding sequence ATGGCATTGGAAACCTGGCTCGCTTTCTTCGTCGCCTGCTGGGTGATCAGCCTGTCGCCCGGTGCCGGCGCCGTGGCGTCGATGTCCGCTGGCCTGCAATACGGCTTCTGGCGCGGTTACTGGAACGCCCTCGGCCTGCAGCTCGGCCTGGCCCTGCAGATCGCCATCGTCGCGGCGGGCGTGGGCGCCATCCTCGCCGCCTCGGCGCTGGCCTTCAGCCTGATCAAATGGTTCGGCGTCGCCTATCTGGTGTTTCTCGCCTACAAGCAGTGGGTCGCCCTTCCCAGCGATCTGGATGCCGGTGCCACCGAGCGCCCCAGCGGGCGGCCGCTGACCCTGGTGCTGCGCGGCTTTCTGGTCAATGCCAGCAACCCCAAGGCCATCGTCTTCATGCTCGCCGTGCTGCCGCAGTTCATCAATCCGCATGCGCCTTTGCTGGCGCAGTATCTGGTGATGGGCCTGACCATGATCGTGGTCGACCTGATCGTCATGGCCGGCTACACCGGCCTGGCTTCGCGGGTGCTGCGCGCGCTGCGCACGCCGCGGCAGCAGCGGGTGATGAACCGCAGTTTCGCCGCGCTGTTCGCCGCCGCTGCCGGTCTGCTGGCCACGGTCAAACGCGCCGCGGTCTGA
- a CDS encoding cytochrome c/FTR1 family iron permease, with protein sequence MSRFRFALSWLTLPLLAMLSFLAIGEPLDGAAQALHLIGYIGADYPATVAGGQVIDAGEYQEQLEFLDVLQGLVVALPARAGRDELERGVVDLRQAIAQRQPGEAVAGAARQLGARLAELYQVAQTPILTPDPERGAPLYAQHCSVCHGDTGLGDGPAGIGLEPAPANLRDAARLDRLSLYDLYNTLGLGIEGTDMPAFADQLDERQRWDLAAYIAGFTAASAQSHTRFAMSELAGRTPAEIAAAGGDVAAFRAQRAHPLLEQRGPQQLIGYTRDTLERSLQAYRNGDREQAYDLSVGAYLEGFELVESALDNLDAVQRKTTERALMAYRQALQDGASVAQAAQALEQAKVELEKSAALLADGAMDDSLSFFASLLILLREGLEAILVLAAILAFLRNTGQQQAVRSVHIGWGLALLAGVATWAAAAYLIDISGAQRELLEGATALFASVVLLWVGVWMHDRRHAAAWQDYIKSSLVGGGGRFGFAVLAFFSVYRELFEVILFYETLWLQAGPAGHGAVLAGAAAALVLLIGLAWVILRGSRKLPLATFFGVNAVLLCVLSVVFAGHGVAALQEAGVLGTRPVAFFEFDWLGIHADAWSLSAQGLALAGIALLYGRSLRGERRRLAEQA encoded by the coding sequence ATGAGCCGCTTTCGTTTCGCCCTTTCCTGGCTGACGCTGCCCTTGCTGGCCATGCTCAGCTTTCTCGCCATCGGCGAGCCACTCGACGGCGCCGCACAGGCGCTGCATCTGATCGGCTACATCGGCGCCGATTACCCCGCCACCGTGGCGGGCGGCCAGGTCATCGACGCTGGCGAATATCAGGAACAGCTGGAGTTTCTCGACGTGCTGCAGGGCCTGGTCGTCGCCTTGCCGGCCCGCGCCGGACGCGACGAGCTGGAGCGGGGCGTGGTCGATCTGCGCCAGGCCATCGCTCAGCGCCAACCCGGTGAGGCGGTGGCCGGTGCCGCGCGTCAGCTCGGCGCACGTCTGGCCGAGCTCTATCAGGTAGCCCAGACCCCGATCCTGACACCGGACCCCGAACGCGGCGCGCCGCTGTATGCCCAGCACTGTTCGGTGTGCCACGGCGATACCGGCCTGGGCGACGGACCTGCCGGCATCGGTCTGGAACCGGCACCGGCCAATCTGCGTGATGCCGCGCGTCTGGATCGGCTGAGCCTCTACGATCTCTACAACACCCTCGGTCTGGGCATCGAAGGCACCGATATGCCGGCCTTCGCCGATCAGCTCGACGAGCGTCAGCGCTGGGATCTGGCTGCCTATATCGCCGGTTTCACCGCCGCATCGGCGCAGAGCCACACACGCTTCGCCATGAGCGAGCTGGCAGGGCGCACGCCCGCCGAAATTGCTGCCGCCGGTGGCGATGTCGCCGCGTTCCGCGCTCAGCGCGCGCATCCGCTACTGGAGCAGCGCGGCCCGCAGCAGCTGATCGGCTATACCCGTGACACCCTGGAGCGCAGCCTGCAGGCCTATCGCAACGGTGATCGCGAGCAGGCCTACGACCTCTCCGTCGGCGCCTATCTGGAAGGCTTCGAACTGGTCGAAAGCGCGCTGGACAACCTCGATGCGGTGCAGCGCAAGACCACCGAGCGCGCGCTGATGGCCTATCGGCAGGCGCTGCAGGATGGTGCCAGCGTCGCGCAGGCTGCCCAGGCCCTGGAGCAGGCCAAGGTGGAGCTGGAGAAGTCCGCTGCACTGCTGGCCGATGGCGCGATGGACGACAGCCTGAGCTTCTTCGCCAGCCTGCTGATTCTGCTGCGCGAGGGGCTCGAGGCGATTCTGGTGCTGGCGGCGATTCTCGCCTTCCTGCGCAATACCGGCCAGCAGCAGGCGGTACGCAGTGTGCACATTGGCTGGGGTCTGGCGCTGCTCGCCGGTGTCGCGACCTGGGCGGCGGCGGCCTACCTGATCGACATCAGCGGCGCCCAGCGCGAGCTGCTCGAAGGCGCCACTGCGCTGTTCGCCAGCGTGGTACTGCTGTGGGTCGGCGTATGGATGCATGATCGCCGTCACGCCGCGGCCTGGCAGGACTACATCAAGAGCAGCCTGGTCGGCGGTGGTGGTCGTTTCGGCTTCGCCGTGCTGGCGTTCTTCTCGGTGTACCGCGAGCTGTTCGAAGTCATCCTGTTCTACGAAACCCTCTGGCTGCAGGCCGGCCCGGCCGGGCATGGCGCGGTGCTGGCCGGTGCCGCCGCGGCGCTGGTGCTGCTGATCGGCCTGGCCTGGGTGATCCTGCGCGGTTCGCGCAAGTTGCCGCTGGCGACCTTCTTCGGCGTCAATGCGGTGCTGCTGTGCGTGCTCTCGGTGGTCTTCGCCGGACACGGCGTCGCTGCGCTGCAGGAGGCCGGGGTGCTCGGTACGCGGCCGGTGGCCTTCTTCGAATTCGACTGGCTGGGCATCCACGCCGATGCCTGGAGCCTGTCGGCGCAGGGGCTGGCGCTGGCCGGCATCGCCCTGCTGTATGGGCGCAGCCTGCGCGGCGAGCGTCGTCGGCTTGCCGAGCAGGCCTAG
- a CDS encoding enhanced serine sensitivity protein SseB C-terminal domain-containing protein yields the protein MSSTVHSTHYADSPDLALAALRHPPLEQALAAACAELSVQQAYLAALRDPAIGPQPRLLLAVEGANVQVQRRLAALVAELLPDEVELDLIELADDNLSRAVRERCQAFYNA from the coding sequence ATGTCCTCCACTGTTCATTCCACCCATTACGCCGACAGCCCCGATCTGGCGCTGGCGGCCCTGCGCCATCCGCCCCTGGAACAGGCGCTGGCCGCAGCCTGTGCCGAGCTCTCGGTGCAGCAGGCCTATCTGGCCGCCCTGCGCGATCCGGCCATCGGCCCGCAGCCGCGTCTGCTGCTGGCGGTGGAGGGCGCCAACGTGCAGGTGCAACGTCGTCTGGCGGCATTGGTGGCCGAGTTGCTGCCGGATGAGGTCGAGCTGGATCTGATCGAACTGGCCGACGACAACCTCTCGCGTGCGGTGCGCGAGCGCTGCCAGGCCTTCTACAACGCTTGA
- a CDS encoding YaiI/YqxD family protein, whose protein sequence is MRVWIDADACPRAARDQVVKFALKRGFEVVLVAGQAVARPNFACVKLIVVPSGPDAADDHLVEHAVPGELVICSDVPLADRLVKKGVAALDPRGREFDERNMGERLAVRNLFTDLREQGQVGGGQAPYSEKDRQAFANALDRILTRLSR, encoded by the coding sequence ATGCGTGTCTGGATAGACGCCGACGCCTGCCCGAGGGCGGCGCGCGATCAGGTGGTCAAGTTCGCCCTCAAACGGGGTTTCGAAGTGGTGCTGGTGGCGGGCCAGGCCGTGGCGCGGCCGAATTTCGCCTGCGTGAAACTGATCGTGGTACCCAGCGGGCCGGATGCGGCCGACGATCACCTGGTCGAGCATGCCGTGCCCGGCGAGCTGGTGATCTGCAGCGACGTACCGCTGGCCGACCGCCTGGTGAAGAAGGGCGTGGCGGCGCTCGATCCGCGTGGCCGCGAGTTCGACGAGCGCAACATGGGCGAGCGCCTGGCGGTACGTAACCTGTTCACCGATCTGCGCGAGCAGGGCCAGGTCGGCGGCGGCCAGGCGCCCTATTCGGAGAAGGATCGGCAGGCCTTCGCCAATGCGCTGGACCGGATTCTCACGCGGCTGAGCCGTTAG